The bacterium genome contains a region encoding:
- the ygaP gene encoding Inner membrane protein YgaP, producing the protein MSLTSITPQELQQRIAAGEALQLLDIRGHGEYMAEHIPHAVNIPMERCEARLADLHTDRPVVLICQSGRRATMTHSWLAPERPNALILEGGTSAWKTAGFPVVSDQATHRWSLERQTRLGAGLLVLLGLTLSATVNPTWIFLVAFVGMGLTFAGATDICMMGILLQKAPWNRPAKAACQTPATSTT; encoded by the coding sequence ATGAGCCTCACTTCGATCACCCCCCAGGAATTGCAGCAGCGCATCGCCGCCGGTGAAGCCCTGCAATTGCTCGACATTCGGGGCCATGGCGAGTACATGGCCGAACACATCCCCCATGCGGTGAACATCCCCATGGAGCGCTGCGAAGCACGCCTGGCGGACCTCCACACGGATCGCCCGGTGGTCCTGATCTGCCAGAGCGGCCGGCGTGCGACCATGACTCACTCCTGGCTCGCGCCGGAGCGTCCCAATGCCCTGATCCTCGAAGGGGGCACCAGCGCCTGGAAGACCGCTGGCTTCCCTGTCGTCAGCGACCAGGCGACCCACCGCTGGTCACTGGAGCGTCAGACCCGCCTCGGCGCCGGATTGCTGGTCCTGCTGGGGCTGACCCTGAGCGCGACCGTGAATCCCACCTGGATTTTTCTTGTCGCCTTTGTCGGCATGGGACTCACCTTTGCGGGAGCTACCGATATCTGCATGATGGGGATCCTGCTGCAGAAGGCCCCCTGGAATCGTCCGGCGAAAGCCGCCTGCCAGACCCCAGCGACCAGCACCACCTGA
- the gloB gene encoding Hydroxyacylglutathione hydrolase, with the protein MFTVETITTPGLAQHSYLITSGQEAFIIDPRRDIDIYLERLTSQGLTLKGVAETHSHADFVAGTRALSEATGAPLYSGSLSPEAGVPHVHLEDGQVLLVGDTEIVAIHTPGHTPDHFAYYVTDRHDPSQTPALFSGDVMFVGDLGRPELLGGAMAQELAPALYDTMWTKIRALPGHTILYPGHGAGSLCGKNLSSKPTSTLDDEFATSPALQLTKEAFVEYMLADQPRVPGHFSTMVQLNKTGQEAPKAFEALTPLDATSLQAALADPQTLVLDARAADAFSAGHIPETTYMGVNPGMPTWMGWLLSPGQRVIAIVDSPTQAADLQRWMVRVGFDRLDGYFVFDAGTWTGPLATTATIDGSTFEAGQVTGQFIDVRTPAEFARGTLPGAQSIPLCELPSRLGELNQSQPVTLFCQGGYRGTIAASLLEQAGFSEVTNISGGYAAVQQTGCAVTG; encoded by the coding sequence ATGTTTACTGTCGAGACCATCACGACCCCCGGTCTGGCCCAGCACAGCTATCTGATCACGAGTGGCCAGGAGGCCTTCATCATTGATCCGCGTCGGGATATCGACATCTACCTCGAGCGTCTCACCAGCCAGGGACTGACCCTGAAAGGGGTGGCGGAGACCCATTCCCACGCCGACTTCGTGGCGGGAACCCGGGCACTCTCCGAGGCGACCGGCGCGCCGCTCTACTCCGGGTCGCTGTCACCGGAGGCGGGGGTGCCGCATGTCCATCTCGAGGATGGGCAGGTCCTGCTGGTCGGCGACACGGAGATCGTGGCGATCCACACCCCGGGGCATACCCCCGACCACTTCGCGTACTACGTCACGGACCGCCATGATCCGTCCCAGACGCCGGCCCTCTTTTCCGGGGATGTAATGTTTGTCGGGGATCTCGGACGGCCGGAGTTGCTGGGTGGTGCCATGGCACAGGAACTCGCACCGGCGCTCTACGACACCATGTGGACCAAGATCCGAGCCCTGCCCGGGCACACCATCCTCTATCCGGGGCATGGCGCAGGGAGTCTGTGTGGCAAGAATCTCTCCAGCAAGCCGACCAGCACACTGGATGACGAGTTCGCGACCTCGCCCGCATTGCAACTCACCAAAGAGGCTTTCGTGGAATACATGCTGGCGGATCAGCCCCGGGTTCCTGGCCACTTCTCCACGATGGTGCAGCTCAACAAGACGGGGCAGGAAGCCCCCAAGGCATTCGAAGCGCTGACTCCCCTCGATGCCACCAGCCTGCAGGCGGCCCTGGCGGATCCGCAGACCCTGGTGCTGGATGCCCGTGCCGCTGATGCCTTTTCCGCGGGCCACATTCCGGAGACGACCTACATGGGGGTCAATCCGGGGATGCCGACCTGGATGGGATGGCTCCTGTCGCCAGGACAGCGCGTGATAGCGATTGTCGACTCCCCGACACAGGCAGCGGACCTCCAGCGCTGGATGGTCCGGGTCGGCTTCGACCGCCTCGATGGCTACTTCGTCTTCGATGCCGGCACTTGGACCGGTCCGCTGGCGACCACCGCGACCATCGATGGCAGCACGTTCGAGGCGGGTCAGGTGACCGGTCAGTTCATCGATGTCCGGACCCCGGCGGAGTTCGCCCGGGGAACCCTGCCTGGCGCGCAGTCGATCCCGCTCTGTGAGCTGCCATCCCGACTCGGCGAACTGAATCAGTCGCAGCCGGTGACGCTCTTTTGTCAGGGGGGATATCGCGGGACCATCGCGGCGAGTCTGCTGGAGCAGGCGGGATTCAGCGAGGTCACCAACATTAGCGGCGGCTACGCGGCCGTGCAGCAGACCGGCTGTGCTGTGACGGGGTAA
- the gmhA gene encoding Phosphoheptose isomerase: MEFTAAPDHLTLLAHDLAEAQGAFADASALLPAIAQAAALMEESLLQGGALLICGNGGSAADAQHFAAELTGRFERERPGKRAIALHADTSALTAIGNDYGFEQVFARQVEALGRPGDCLIAISTSGNSPNVCRAVEEAHKGGLQTIGLLGRDGGALASMCHAAVTVPHERTARIQEVHGFIIHCWCALLDR, from the coding sequence ATGGAATTCACCGCTGCTCCTGACCACCTGACACTCCTGGCGCACGATCTGGCGGAAGCGCAAGGGGCGTTTGCGGATGCCTCAGCCCTCCTGCCGGCGATTGCCCAGGCAGCAGCACTGATGGAAGAGAGCCTGTTGCAGGGAGGCGCGTTGCTGATCTGCGGCAATGGCGGGTCGGCGGCGGATGCACAGCACTTCGCGGCGGAGCTGACCGGACGCTTCGAGCGGGAGCGCCCGGGCAAGCGGGCCATCGCCCTCCATGCTGACACGTCGGCTCTGACCGCGATTGGGAATGACTACGGCTTCGAGCAGGTGTTTGCCCGTCAGGTGGAAGCCCTGGGGCGTCCGGGCGACTGCCTGATCGCGATTTCCACCAGCGGGAACAGTCCCAATGTTTGTCGGGCAGTGGAAGAGGCGCACAAAGGGGGGCTCCAGACGATCGGATTGCTGGGTCGCGATGGGGGCGCGCTGGCATCGATGTGTCATGCCGCCGTGACAGTTCCGCATGAGCGGACCGCCCGGATCCAGGAAGTCCACGGTTTCATCATCCATTGCTGGTGCGCGTTGCTGGATCGGTAA
- the mshA_5 gene encoding D-inositol-3-phosphate glycosyltransferase, whose protein sequence is MMRLGFNARSLQDHGGIGAYTRQLLRHLVNYMADDRLTIFVPQLSLLDFLPPGVHWEGVEVPGGNRVLWEQYQLPGVIARHALEVYHSPDFTLPGRLPCPGIITIHDLSFLLHPEGVAPRTRWLYRTYVPRSAAQAALIFCDSEATATDVRRMNWTSPHKLRVIPLGVEDELFAELDAEFLRGYTTRAGIPGEYICYLGALDKRKNLPVLLKAYRLMLEGLTTATPAPALVLAGPDHGERGRLEQLAQQLEIADTTHFIGYVDADDLHPLLQGARAFCYPSLFEGFGLPPLQAMATGTPVLASSATSLPEVVGNAGLLLDPLDPVAWSEALILLLTDRPTWLRYHQAGPQRARQLTWRQTARKTYEAYTHLARHQVGILA, encoded by the coding sequence ATGATGCGACTCGGCTTCAATGCCCGGTCCCTGCAGGATCACGGCGGGATCGGCGCCTATACCCGCCAGTTGCTGCGGCACCTGGTGAACTACATGGCGGATGACCGTCTGACAATCTTCGTGCCTCAGTTGTCACTCCTCGATTTCCTGCCGCCTGGTGTCCATTGGGAAGGGGTCGAGGTGCCGGGAGGTAACCGGGTGTTGTGGGAGCAGTACCAGCTCCCCGGTGTCATCGCCCGTCATGCCCTCGAGGTCTATCACTCGCCGGATTTCACGCTTCCCGGACGACTCCCCTGTCCCGGCATCATCACCATCCACGACTTGAGCTTCCTGTTGCATCCCGAGGGGGTCGCACCACGGACACGCTGGCTCTATCGCACCTATGTCCCCCGAAGCGCTGCGCAGGCAGCCCTCATTTTTTGCGACTCGGAAGCGACCGCCACGGATGTCCGGCGCATGAACTGGACCAGTCCGCACAAGCTCCGGGTCATCCCGCTCGGCGTGGAAGATGAGCTCTTCGCCGAGCTCGATGCCGAATTTCTCCGGGGCTACACCACTCGGGCCGGCATCCCCGGGGAATACATCTGCTATCTGGGGGCGCTGGACAAGCGGAAAAACCTGCCGGTCCTGCTCAAGGCGTATCGCCTGATGCTGGAGGGGCTGACCACGGCGACACCGGCTCCGGCGCTGGTGCTGGCGGGTCCGGATCATGGAGAGCGGGGGCGGCTGGAGCAGCTCGCACAGCAGCTGGAGATCGCTGACACCACGCACTTCATCGGGTATGTCGATGCGGACGATCTTCATCCGCTGTTGCAGGGAGCAAGGGCCTTCTGCTACCCCAGTCTCTTCGAGGGCTTCGGGCTGCCACCCCTGCAGGCGATGGCCACTGGGACTCCGGTCCTGGCGAGCAGTGCTACGAGTCTGCCGGAAGTGGTGGGAAACGCCGGTCTCCTCCTTGATCCCCTGGACCCGGTGGCCTGGTCGGAAGCGCTGATCCTGCTGTTGACCGATCGTCCCACCTGGCTGCGGTATCACCAGGCAGGACCGCAGCGGGCGCGACAACTGACCTGGCGGCAGACCGCGCGGAAAACCTACGAGGCCTACACTCACCTCGCCCGACATCAGGTCGGCATCCTGGCGTAA
- the rsgA gene encoding putative ribosome biogenesis GTPase RsgA: MNPVHTALAPYGWKADWEERFQAAEKDAAWVPARVLWLRGDSWRVLTPGGEGPAVLAGRLRHLAESPSDLPAVGDWVLVADATGEDLRVIHQVLPRQSKLSRRASGDRDIEQVMAANVDLAFVVCGLDGDFNLRRLERYAEALAGAGVRPVILLTKADLHPDPESAVAATNGALPDVAVHALSVLATEGTAILGEYLAAGQTVVLLGSSGAGKSTLLNYLSEAVVQKTQGVRTDDSRGRHTTTHRELFRLPTGALIIDSPGIRELQLWGSSPGGSVFPDIDALAESCRFADCRHEAEPGCAILAALTEGSLDSGRHASWEKLRRERAYAARVEDANLSRAEQQRWKAITKSMRGFSKE; encoded by the coding sequence GTGAATCCTGTCCATACTGCCTTAGCCCCTTATGGCTGGAAAGCCGACTGGGAAGAGCGCTTTCAGGCCGCTGAGAAGGATGCTGCCTGGGTCCCCGCCCGGGTGCTGTGGCTGCGCGGCGACAGCTGGCGGGTGCTGACACCCGGTGGCGAGGGACCCGCGGTGCTGGCAGGACGGCTGCGGCACCTGGCGGAGTCCCCATCGGATTTACCGGCGGTGGGCGACTGGGTCCTGGTGGCCGATGCCACCGGCGAGGACCTGCGGGTGATCCATCAGGTGCTGCCGCGTCAAAGCAAGCTCTCACGACGGGCGTCCGGTGATCGGGACATCGAGCAGGTGATGGCCGCCAATGTGGATCTGGCGTTCGTCGTCTGCGGACTCGATGGGGACTTCAATCTGCGGCGGCTGGAGCGGTATGCCGAGGCCCTGGCCGGAGCGGGTGTGCGGCCAGTCATTCTGCTCACCAAAGCGGACCTGCATCCCGATCCTGAAAGTGCAGTGGCAGCAACCAACGGCGCGTTGCCGGACGTGGCGGTCCACGCGCTGAGTGTCCTCGCCACCGAGGGGACAGCGATCCTGGGGGAGTACCTCGCTGCCGGGCAAACCGTGGTGCTGCTGGGGTCGTCCGGTGCCGGGAAGTCGACACTCCTCAACTACCTCAGCGAGGCAGTCGTGCAAAAAACGCAGGGGGTCCGGACCGATGACTCCCGGGGCCGTCACACCACCACCCACCGGGAGTTGTTTCGTCTGCCGACAGGTGCGCTGATCATCGATTCGCCGGGGATACGCGAGTTACAGCTGTGGGGAAGCAGTCCTGGGGGCTCGGTCTTTCCGGACATCGATGCACTCGCCGAGTCCTGCCGCTTTGCCGACTGTCGCCACGAAGCGGAGCCCGGCTGCGCGATCCTGGCAGCGCTGACAGAGGGGTCGCTAGATAGCGGGCGTCATGCGAGCTGGGAGAAGCTCCGCCGGGAACGGGCGTATGCCGCCCGGGTCGAGGACGCGAATCTGAGTCGGGCGGAGCAGCAGCGCTGGAAAGCGATTACGAAGTCGATGCGGGGATTCAGCAAGGAGTAG
- the gtaB gene encoding UTP--glucose-1-phosphate uridylyltransferase: protein MGSMTSPVRKAVIPAAGLGTRFLPATKAQPKEMLPIVDTPAIQYVVQEALDAGLTDILIIVSRGKHAIIDHFDRAFELETTLRERGKEAELALVESVSHLANIHFVRQKEPLGLGHAVLCAKDHVGNEPFCVLLGDDLVSTDVPCLSRLMDAYAQTGLGCIALEELPEETLHTKGVVGAEELGLLGRTAMSPLGLAPEELQRFLQLTALVEKPAPGTAPSNLGILGRYCLPPGIFELLEATPPGRGGEIQLTDALIALQRREGLLGYHYPGIRWDTGNVLGFLGASIDFALLRPELRGDMLSHLRQVVAREDGRGG from the coding sequence ATGGGCTCTATGACATCGCCTGTCCGGAAAGCCGTCATCCCCGCCGCCGGCCTCGGCACCCGCTTCCTGCCTGCCACCAAAGCGCAGCCGAAAGAGATGCTGCCGATTGTCGACACGCCGGCGATTCAGTATGTCGTGCAGGAAGCCCTCGATGCCGGGTTGACCGACATCCTGATCATCGTCAGCCGGGGCAAGCACGCGATCATCGACCACTTCGATCGCGCATTCGAGCTGGAGACCACCCTCCGCGAACGGGGCAAGGAAGCAGAGCTGGCGCTGGTGGAGTCGGTGTCGCATCTGGCGAACATTCACTTTGTCCGGCAGAAGGAGCCCCTCGGACTGGGGCACGCGGTCCTCTGCGCGAAAGATCATGTGGGCAATGAGCCCTTCTGTGTCCTGCTGGGTGATGACCTGGTCTCTACCGATGTCCCCTGCCTCTCCCGGCTCATGGATGCCTATGCCCAGACCGGGCTTGGCTGCATTGCGCTGGAAGAACTCCCCGAGGAGACCCTCCACACCAAGGGAGTCGTCGGTGCTGAAGAACTCGGCCTGTTAGGACGCACGGCGATGTCGCCTTTGGGTCTCGCCCCCGAGGAACTGCAGCGCTTTCTGCAGCTGACCGCCCTGGTCGAAAAGCCCGCCCCTGGAACAGCCCCTTCCAATCTGGGGATCCTGGGGCGCTACTGCCTTCCCCCCGGCATCTTTGAGTTGCTCGAAGCGACCCCGCCAGGTCGCGGAGGGGAGATTCAGCTGACCGATGCCCTGATCGCGCTCCAGCGTCGGGAAGGCCTCCTGGGGTATCACTATCCCGGGATCCGGTGGGACACCGGGAATGTCCTGGGCTTTCTGGGAGCCAGCATCGACTTCGCCCTGCTCCGTCCGGAGCTCCGCGGCGACATGCTGAGCCATCTGCGGCAGGTGGTCGCTCGCGAGGACGGACGGGGCGGCTAG
- a CDS encoding UDP-glucose 4-epimerase translates to MRIAITGGAGFIGSHVAGLCVERGLSPIVIDDLSVGRLGNVPTDIPFVHTDVRNTDALRQAFAGCEVVCHLAARVSIRGAVQRFVDDADVNVLGTLSVLEAARDAGVRRVVYASSMAVYGEPVRSPQDETHPLLPTSPYGVGKRSAEQYVQTLTPLWGMEHAVLRYFNTYGPRQTPSPYVGVMTIFIQRCLQGLAPQIFGDGEQSRDFTYVGDIANATLRAAQSPVDQVLTNVGTGVGTSVNELARLVIETTGAAVEPEYLPPAAGEARDSLADVSRLRDLCDGWAPASRIADHLTEVVEWNREMQWLVESDLSQSAGK, encoded by the coding sequence ATGCGTATCGCGATCACCGGCGGAGCGGGCTTCATCGGATCCCATGTGGCGGGCCTCTGTGTCGAACGGGGCCTCTCACCAATCGTCATCGATGATCTGTCGGTCGGACGCCTTGGCAATGTCCCCACCGACATTCCCTTTGTCCATACCGATGTTCGCAACACCGATGCCCTGCGACAGGCCTTCGCCGGGTGTGAGGTGGTCTGCCATCTCGCGGCCCGGGTCTCCATCCGGGGGGCGGTCCAGCGCTTTGTCGATGATGCCGATGTCAATGTGCTCGGGACCCTCTCGGTCCTGGAAGCCGCCCGGGATGCCGGAGTCCGGCGGGTGGTCTATGCCAGCAGCATGGCGGTTTATGGAGAACCGGTCCGGTCCCCGCAGGATGAAACCCATCCCCTGCTGCCGACCAGCCCCTATGGTGTCGGCAAGCGGAGTGCGGAGCAGTATGTCCAGACCCTGACACCCCTTTGGGGGATGGAGCACGCGGTCCTGCGGTACTTCAACACCTATGGCCCCCGGCAAACCCCCTCTCCCTATGTCGGCGTGATGACTATCTTTATCCAGCGTTGCCTGCAGGGACTGGCCCCGCAGATTTTCGGCGATGGCGAGCAGTCCCGGGACTTCACCTATGTCGGCGACATCGCGAATGCGACCCTGCGCGCCGCCCAGAGCCCGGTGGATCAGGTGCTGACCAATGTTGGGACGGGTGTCGGGACGAGTGTCAACGAGCTGGCGCGACTGGTGATCGAGACTACCGGCGCGGCGGTCGAGCCCGAGTATCTACCCCCAGCCGCGGGCGAAGCCCGGGATTCCCTGGCGGATGTGTCCCGACTGCGGGATCTCTGTGATGGCTGGGCACCTGCCAGCCGCATCGCGGACCATCTGACCGAGGTGGTGGAGTGGAATCGCGAGATGCAGTGGCTCGTTGAGAGCGACCTGTCGCAGTCTGCAGGCAAATGA
- the dnaJ_6 gene encoding Chaperone protein DnaJ: protein MPSGPNASKDLYEVLQVHPNASQAMIRKAFGWLAKEYHPDKNPERRDWAETHMKALNEAFETLSDPAKRRDYDQQYSGPALKNGARRNGSWPEGWQVPPDMDPPGSGRPRSAAERQARKSKYYTSQEEAYANAGAPAGSAAYERQRAQDYVERKRYDRAIRHFRRALNLDPDDPSLMVELGMAYYLHLNLVAAREWLDRALTLNPSLADAHYMLGMISLDETVLQAVERDATGLPAYKGRSQRRYFTLLGRAVEHFEKALYLAPQMFRKQYTFFPTRKSISEFAAADNAQVRSVYDFAREAQMNHPLKAALTEWYFDHAQHAFTSGTTSDGEFVSNLRRLLPNRGNQLFLNSWAYAALKRGLELYPDDMVLLKSMDKLLSAGQFLGEQPMSPDLQQELKRLRADIFVRIRAKDPGFTAAHAEAPAMEQWALWLVAAGMVAVVLLVWQLAQIFTSLF, encoded by the coding sequence ATGCCCTCCGGCCCCAATGCCAGCAAGGACCTCTACGAGGTCCTGCAAGTCCACCCCAATGCGTCTCAGGCGATGATTCGCAAGGCGTTCGGCTGGCTGGCGAAGGAGTACCACCCCGACAAAAATCCGGAGCGTCGGGACTGGGCCGAAACCCACATGAAGGCCCTTAATGAGGCGTTCGAGACCCTGTCGGATCCCGCGAAACGTCGCGACTACGACCAGCAGTACAGCGGTCCCGCGCTGAAAAATGGAGCGCGACGGAATGGCAGCTGGCCCGAGGGCTGGCAGGTGCCGCCGGACATGGACCCGCCGGGGAGCGGACGTCCCCGGTCGGCTGCCGAGCGCCAGGCGCGGAAGTCGAAGTACTACACCTCGCAGGAAGAAGCCTACGCTAACGCTGGTGCGCCGGCCGGATCCGCGGCCTATGAGCGACAGCGCGCCCAGGATTATGTGGAGCGCAAGCGGTACGACCGCGCCATCCGGCACTTTCGTCGCGCCCTGAATCTTGACCCCGATGACCCCAGCCTCATGGTGGAACTGGGCATGGCGTATTACCTCCATCTGAATCTCGTGGCAGCCCGGGAGTGGCTCGACCGGGCTTTGACGCTGAATCCGAGTCTCGCCGATGCCCATTACATGCTGGGGATGATCTCCCTGGATGAGACGGTGCTGCAGGCGGTGGAGCGGGACGCCACGGGGCTGCCGGCGTACAAGGGGCGCTCCCAGCGACGCTACTTCACACTGCTGGGGCGGGCAGTCGAGCACTTCGAAAAGGCGCTTTATCTGGCTCCGCAAATGTTCCGCAAGCAGTACACCTTCTTCCCGACCCGGAAGTCCATCTCGGAGTTCGCAGCGGCCGACAACGCGCAGGTGCGGTCGGTGTATGACTTTGCCCGGGAAGCGCAGATGAATCACCCGCTGAAGGCCGCCCTCACGGAGTGGTACTTCGACCACGCGCAACACGCCTTCACCAGCGGCACCACCAGCGATGGAGAGTTCGTCAGCAATCTGCGACGCCTTCTGCCGAATCGCGGGAACCAGCTCTTTCTCAATTCCTGGGCGTACGCGGCACTGAAGCGGGGACTGGAACTCTATCCGGATGACATGGTGCTGCTCAAGAGCATGGACAAGCTCCTCTCTGCGGGTCAGTTCCTCGGCGAGCAACCCATGAGTCCGGACCTGCAGCAGGAGTTGAAGCGTCTGCGCGCCGATATCTTCGTACGGATCCGGGCGAAAGATCCCGGCTTTACGGCAGCGCATGCCGAAGCGCCAGCGATGGAGCAATGGGCGCTCTGGCTGGTGGCGGCTGGCATGGTGGCGGTGGTGCTGCTGGTCTGGCAGCTCGCGCAGATTTTCACCTCGCTCTTCTGA